The following are from one region of the Mycolicibacterium diernhoferi genome:
- a CDS encoding HNH endonuclease signature motif containing protein, which translates to MSLCLGCGATLSKRSQKTYCSNTCQAAVRRNASTVLWLQSGDAKIRGERGNYIRRHIAAEQDGRCAICGSASTWQGSALTLILDHIDGNPTNNRRENLRLVCPNCDSQLPTYKSRNRGSGRASRRQRYADGKSY; encoded by the coding sequence ATGAGCCTCTGCCTCGGCTGCGGCGCAACGCTTTCCAAGCGCAGCCAGAAGACGTACTGCAGCAATACATGTCAGGCCGCCGTCCGCCGCAATGCCAGCACAGTGCTATGGCTGCAGTCCGGCGATGCCAAGATTCGCGGCGAGCGGGGCAATTACATCCGCAGACACATCGCCGCCGAACAGGACGGCCGCTGCGCCATCTGTGGCAGTGCCAGCACCTGGCAGGGGTCGGCGTTGACACTGATCCTGGACCACATCGACGGCAACCCGACCAACAACCGCCGCGAGAACCTGCGCCTGGTCTGCCCGAACTGCGACTCGCAGTTGCCGACATACAAGAGCCGCAACCGGGGCAGCGGGCGGGCGTCGCGCCGGCAGCGTTACGCCGACGGCAAGTCCTACTAA